TCCGTCAGGACTCAGAACGTCAGCAGTCTCGTCAGGACGGTTGTGGTATCCCTTCATGACCTGAGGACCCTTCACTGCAAGTTCTCCAATCTCGCCAAAGGGCAGGGTCTTGGACCGGTCGTCAAGATCGACAATCTTGCAGTCCGTGCTAGGAACTGGAAGACCAATCGCGCCTATCTTCCGGAGTTTCTTGTCGAGCGGGTTTGCGTGCGTGACAGGTGACGCTTCAGACAGTCCGTATCCCTCGATGATTGTCGAGTTGGTTGTCTCCTCGAACCTTCTTGTCACTTCAGCCGGCAGAGCCATTGCTCCCGCGATAGACAGCTTCAGTGATGTCAGGTCGTACTTCTTGATGTCCGGGTGGCTGTAGAGGGCAATCGCCATTGTCGCGACAGTCGGGAAGTATGTTGGCCGCATCTTGGTGATGCTCTTGAGAAGATGCGGTATGTCGCGAGCGTTCGGGACAAGGAGTATTCCACAACCCCATGATAGTGCAAGGTTCATCGACACAGTCTGTCCAAAGATGTGCTGGAGCGGCAGTGCAGCCACGAAGAGCTCCTTTCCTCTCTCTGAGAGACTTGACATCCATGCACCGCATTGTTCGCAGTTCGCCTTGAGGTTGTCGTGTGTGAGCATGGCGGCCTTCGGTATGCCTGTAGTCCCTCCAGTGAACTGGTAGACAGCAATGTCTGTCGCAGGATTGATGCTGACTGTCGGAGGAACTGGTTCTGTGTCCGCTATCCAGTCGTTCCACATGACGTCGCCCTCTCTTAGGGGTGGGACCTCCTTCATCTCATGCTTGAACCTCGTCTTGGGAGCAAGCACCTGCTTTATCTTGCTCATCATGTCCCACGCCGCGGTCACAATCACATGCTCAAGATTGCTCTCCTGCCGCACGGCTTCGACTATCTTGTAGAAGAAGTTCAAGACTACAATGACCTTTGCCTTGGTGTCTTGGAGGTAGGTTCTCAGTTCCTTGGGCATGCTCAATGGGTTGATTGGAGCTATGGTTGCGCCACATTTCAGAGCACCATAGTAAGCAATCACGAACTGCGGGACGTTCGGTAGCATTAGGGCAACCGTGTCTCCCTTCTTGACACCCATCTTCGCAAAGCCATTGGCAGCCCGATTGACGAGCTCACCCAGCCTGCTATATGTGACTTCTACTCCCTCGAAATGCAGTGCTCTCCCATCAGGGAACTCCTCAACTGCCTTGTCAAGGTAGGCCCAAAGAGGCCCGGGCGGTATCTTGATTTCTGCGGGGATGCTTCCGTACAGCTTGTGCCATGGTCGTTCCATTGTCTTCTCTCCTCGCTTTCTTGCGAAAACAGAATGTAAAACCGATTCAAGGGCGGCCATTTATCCCTTTTGGGCGTTCGGGAGCAGCAGGTGAAGTGAAGCATAAAACTACAGGTCATCTAGGTCATGTACAGCCCTGTTCGAATTCCGCGGCACCCATTGTGCGCAGCTGTAAGCCGATGTCTTGTAGCGGGTCTTCCTCCATCGGTTGCGACCACAAGGTTGTAATGCAAAAGACTATTGTCCAGGTAGTGGATGAGGGCTCATGGCGGAGTGGCCGGTCACCCCGCCAAGGTCCTCTGAGATCTGTTGATTTCACACTCCAGAGGCGTCCTTACAGTGCTGCCTCGAACAGCTTCACGAACTCCTTGAACTGGTCGATGCCCTTCTGCCAGAACGCCTCGCTCGTTATGTCAAACCCAATCTCGGCCGCTAGGTCTCTGGGCGACCTGCTCGACCCAGCGGACAGTATCTTCTTGAGCTTGGGCACGAATGACTTGCCTTGTTCCTTGTAGAGCCGGTACATGGCGTAGACAAACAGCTGAGCATAGACGTATGGGTAGTTGTAGTAGCGGAAGTTGGGTATGTAGAAGTGCAACTTCATTGTCCACCACCACTTCATCTGTGGAAGCCACTCGACAGCATCACCGTACATCTTGTCTCTTGCCTTCATCCAGAGTTCTGAAACCTTCTCTCCATCGAGGTACGTCCCCTTCTCAAGAGCCTCGTAGAGGAGCGTTTCAAACCAGTATCTGGTTGAGACCTGAAATGCAGCTTCGCCGAACTCGTCGCAGACCGTTGCCAGTATTGCACGTCGTTCCTCCTTGGACTTGGCTTTGGCCAGCATCTTCTCGGTCAGCAGGAGTTCCCCGAATATCGAGCCGGTCTCTGCGATGCATGCGCCAATCTCATAGTTTGAGGGCTTCTGCGCACGGGTGCCAAGGTACGCGTGGAGGGCATGGCCGAGCTCGTGCGCGGATGTGTAGACGTCCCCCATGTTACCGTTGAAGCTCTGGAGAATGTAGGCGCTCTTGCCTTTCAGCCAGGTCGCACAGAATGCTCCTGAGGTCTTTCCTTTTCGGACTTCGCCGTCAAGGTGGCGTCGGGAATACATCTCCTCAATCCACTTGCCGGCCTCCTCGTCGAAGTCGGTGTAGGCCTCGACAATGAGGCGTCTGGACTCCTCCCATTGATATTTCTTCTCGGGCGCATTGGGAAGCGGTGCTATTATGTCCCAGTTGCCAAGCTTTGGGAGGCCCATGGCCTTCGCCTTCAGCTTCAGGTAGTCCCTGTAGGTCCCAACGTTCTTCTCAATCGTGGCCATGAGCGCGCTGATTGTCTCCTCATCGACATCGTTGTCAATCAGACTCTGCGTCAACGGACTCGGCCACTTCCTCAGCCTACACACCTCCATGTGGTCCGAACAGACTGCCCGGAGTGCGGACGACCACACGATTTCATCCTTTCCCAAGGTTTCATAGACGGTCTGGTTTGCTCTCCTCCTCACCTCCCTGTCAGGACTCTGGTATAGACCGATGATCTCTCCATATGGCAGAGTCTTCTTCTGGCCGTCAACCTCAATCTCGAAAGTCCTAGTTGCAAGCCAATCGCTCTGGAGCTGCGACCACGCGTTTATGCCGTTCTTGTCCTTCATTATGATGAGCTGCTCTGCCTCCTCGGTTAGCATATGGGGGATTCTTCTTGCTATTCTCTCAAGCCTGTGCCTGTACTCGCCCAGTGCGGGGCCATTGACAATCTTTGGCTTCTCTCGAATCAGCTGTCCTAACTCAATGTCGACGAAGGCAGTGTTCTGTTGAACTAGCATGCCAGCGTTCCGTGAGTTGTCAAACAGACGCTTGGCGACATCTTGTGTCATGTCCGCGTTGTACATCAGGTTCGCGTAGAGGAAATAGCCCTGGAACTCCTCCATCATCTGGTCTCCTTCCTCAAGCATCTGGCTCACTTGCTTGGCAGTGAGTCGTCGGATCTTGCCTCGGTATTTCTCCCGGTATTCCTCTGATGCCTTGACGGCAGCCTTAAGTCGCTCCGATATGAAGTCGGGGTTGTCAATCTCCACAAGCTGTGACAAGTCCCACTTCATCTCTTGCAGTGTCATTTGAATCAGGCAGCCGCATGTCTTGGCTGCTTAAGAGTCAAGCGGATGAACCAAAACGAAACGAGTACAGAAATGGGGCATATGGTTAATGGTTCGGTCGTGCATGGCTAATCAACAGATGACCGTGTGACGATCTCCTCTCGGATTGCTTGCTTCTCAGAATGGCATGAGTACGCAGAGTAGTGTCGTGGGAGGTCCGAATCTCCTCAAGTGTCGGAACCCCACATGGGGTCCAATCGTTCACGATGCTAACATGCGCTCGAATAGTGCTGTTCCTACCACACGCTTGGAGGCGTGCCACCACCATGAACAAGAGAGGGATAACGATCACCATACTAGCAGTCATGCTTGTTACCATGACTGCCGCGCGAGTGATGGTTTCTAGTTCAGACTGCAATGATACACCGCTGACACCAGTGGTAACAAATGACACGAGAGCTCCAGCAGAATCTGTTGAACAGCCGGCTTCCATGGGCCGAATCACGCTGTCTGCTCAGTCCGACTTCGAGATCTCAACTGACGATGGTCTCACGGTCCGGCTCTCTCAGTCCGGTCATATGACAGGATTGACAATTGACGGCATCGACCTGACGGTCAGTGACATACCACCCGTCACCGTGTATGATAGGAATCGGAATCAGACTGCCCAGCTTCTGGGCTCAGTGCGGCAGGTAGGCAATACTGTTCAGCAGACAAGTACCGTGCTAGATCTGTTTGTCAACGCGACCCATGTGCCGCACGCTCAGTACATCGAGGTCCTGTTCGAAGGAGAGTGACCATGTCGATGCCTATTGACGCGGTCGACCTGCACACACTCGCAGTGCTCACAGGAGAAAAGGGATAAGAAGCGAAACACAGGAGCACCGATGTCCAAGTCGCTCGAGTGTGTTAAGTTGCCTGAATCAAGACCGATCTACCTAGACTACAACGCCACGACGCCCATCGCGAGAGAAGTTGCGGATGCGATGACGCCGTTTCTCTATGAGCACTTCGGCAACCCGTCCAGCATTCACCCCTATGGAGCTCTTGCAAAGAGGGCAGTTGAGAAAGCAAGATTGCAAGTCGCGTCACTGCTCGGATGCCAACCGATGGAAGTTGTCTTCACCAGTGGTGGCACAGAGAGCGACAACTTCGCAATCAAGGGGGCCGCACTTGCCTATCGGTCCAAGGGAAACCACATCATCACCTCCGCCATCGAGCATCCTGCAGTCATCGAGGTCTGCAACTGGCTCAGAGAACAGGGGTTCCGAGTGACCATGTTGCCTGTCGATGATTATGGGCTTGTCAACCCAGAGGACCTCAAGCGAATGATTACCGCCGAGACAACTCTGGTCACTGTGATGCATGCAAACAACGAAGTTGGCACAATCCAGCCGATTAGGGAACTCGCGCAGATTGTGCATGAGCACGGTGCGCTAATTCA
This Candidatus Thorarchaeota archaeon DNA region includes the following protein-coding sequences:
- a CDS encoding long-chain fatty acid--CoA ligase, which gives rise to MERPWHKLYGSIPAEIKIPPGPLWAYLDKAVEEFPDGRALHFEGVEVTYSRLGELVNRAANGFAKMGVKKGDTVALMLPNVPQFVIAYYGALKCGATIAPINPLSMPKELRTYLQDTKAKVIVVLNFFYKIVEAVRQESNLEHVIVTAAWDMMSKIKQVLAPKTRFKHEMKEVPPLREGDVMWNDWIADTEPVPPTVSINPATDIAVYQFTGGTTGIPKAAMLTHDNLKANCEQCGAWMSSLSERGKELFVAALPLQHIFGQTVSMNLALSWGCGILLVPNARDIPHLLKSITKMRPTYFPTVATMAIALYSHPDIKKYDLTSLKLSIAGAMALPAEVTRRFEETTNSTIIEGYGLSEASPVTHANPLDKKLRKIGAIGLPVPSTDCKIVDLDDRSKTLPFGEIGELAVKGPQVMKGYHNRPDETADVLSPDGWLFTGDIAKMDPEGWTYIVDRKKDLINASGYKVWPRDVEEVLFEHPKVKEAAVIGVPDEKRGETVKAFVVLHPGQTATADEIRQFCKERMAVYKVPTHVEFVETLPKSMVGKVLRRELREAEKK
- a CDS encoding M3 family oligoendopeptidase; amino-acid sequence: MTLQEMKWDLSQLVEIDNPDFISERLKAAVKASEEYREKYRGKIRRLTAKQVSQMLEEGDQMMEEFQGYFLYANLMYNADMTQDVAKRLFDNSRNAGMLVQQNTAFVDIELGQLIREKPKIVNGPALGEYRHRLERIARRIPHMLTEEAEQLIIMKDKNGINAWSQLQSDWLATRTFEIEVDGQKKTLPYGEIIGLYQSPDREVRRRANQTVYETLGKDEIVWSSALRAVCSDHMEVCRLRKWPSPLTQSLIDNDVDEETISALMATIEKNVGTYRDYLKLKAKAMGLPKLGNWDIIAPLPNAPEKKYQWEESRRLIVEAYTDFDEEAGKWIEEMYSRRHLDGEVRKGKTSGAFCATWLKGKSAYILQSFNGNMGDVYTSAHELGHALHAYLGTRAQKPSNYEIGACIAETGSIFGELLLTEKMLAKAKSKEERRAILATVCDEFGEAAFQVSTRYWFETLLYEALEKGTYLDGEKVSELWMKARDKMYGDAVEWLPQMKWWWTMKLHFYIPNFRYYNYPYVYAQLFVYAMYRLYKEQGKSFVPKLKKILSAGSSRSPRDLAAEIGFDITSEAFWQKGIDQFKEFVKLFEAAL